DNA sequence from the Coccidioides posadasii str. Silveira chromosome 5, complete sequence genome:
CGCCACAGACACGGCTGAGAGTCGCGAATAGGCGGTATGTGTCGGTGACGAACTGATATTCTTTCATAAACCACCTGGCGATGCTTGCGAGAACGTCTTCATCCTGGAGTCGAATTGCACAAGCTAGAGAAAAGTCAGAACTTTTTCACTTGGGTatgttccttttttttttttaaaaaggTCGCTTACTGAACCAGCAAACATAAATCCGGCGTGTGCAGGGTTTCGAATGATACCAGATGTTTGCATCAGCCGCCGCTGCTAGAGAATCATATGCTTCTTCCGCATGCCCTTGACCAGCTAGAACAAGCGCGTATTCCAGGAAGAGATCAAGCCAAGCATCAAAGGATATTCCGTGATAATCCATCGGAATTGAATCGGGGTCGAACTCGGCCGTTCCTATATTACTTGTCAGTCAAGGTTCAATGAAACGCTTCGAAGATATACAATACCTAAGGCTGCCTGAATTCTGGCTGCTAACTCCTGGACCTCATCCATGATATCGGGTCCTTTTAGGCGCCCAGCTTTGCGATGAGCTTCCTTCGAATATCCAACGAACATCATTCCTTTTTGCAAAGGAAAGAACACTCGATTTGATCGGAAACTTCTTAAAAGAGCATCCACAATGTCCAACCAATCTTCCGTCGCATCCTCCTCTCCAATTCTCATGGAAGGTCGAAGCTCCAATGactttttatataagtagCGTACATGCTCTGCATTCTGGATCGCGGACGCGATTCTATCCTCTGGCCTAACTTCCTTCGAACTTGGAATGGGCGCTGGGCCGGTGAATGATATGGGACCGTTCATATGGTCCGGTGACCTGGAGGGTTCCAATTCCATCTCTCCATGGTCACTGATACTAGATTCCATGGAGCGGAATTCTTTTGCGAGCTGCTCGATCCTCGCGCCAAAATTTCCCCTCCGTCTCCGCATCGGTACCGACTCCTGACGCCCAAGTTCGACTGCTTCTGTCACATATTTGAGGGCTTGCTCCATCATGCCCATACTCTCGTAAAATTTCGCTAATTTTACCCTTGCATCAATATTGGTTTGATCATATTCGACTACCGTGAGGAGACAGCTCTCTGCATCAGAGTCGTTTTTGCAGGCCAGGTGGCAGTCCGCCATCGCCATAAAAAGGCTCGTATCTGCAAATTCTTGGGTGTACTGAAGAGGTGTATAGAATAGCAGCGCTTCAGGATAAAATTTAGCCTCCTTCAATGCGTCCGCGGTTTCTCGAAAAAGATCCCCATAATCATACAATCTCGAACCAGGAGCCGTCTCTTCTGGTGCTAGCCAGACAAAATGAGACTACCATCTGTCAGTGGTTTTAGGCAGTGAGTGGAGCCCAGGTAACTAGCCTACCATTGCTTCGTCCTTAAATTCAGGTCCCATTTTCAGTCGATAAATACCCAGCTTGATACGAAGCTCGAGTGGAAGCCCAACACCGTACGATTCCACGGGATACCTTGAAGGAGAGAACCATGGGGTACTGATGCGACGAGGGTAATCCTCGGCATCCCATTCCCGGTCGTCTTCCCATATTGAATCCCATTCCACGTCATCTTTTCTCCCAAGTAGCCATCTGGAGAGAGATCTAAGGGCCCTCAGACCTTCCCAGTAGTTCCGCTGATACCCAAAAAGTTCCACATAGATATTGACGTCTGACCAGTCAAAATCGGTAGCCTCTTGGGGACTCAGGGAGGAGTAGTAGGCGATACTTTCATCATATCGAGACATGGCTTTTGAAACTTCGTTTATATCAATATAAGTCTCGGCAAGATGCCGCAAAGCTCTTGTATTGTGAGGGAGATCCTTGAGAAGCCTTTCATATTCTTGGGCGGCTTTCCCCTTGTGACCTAAGTCGCGATACATGGCAGCCCTTTCAAAGCGTACATCATAGTTCGCCGCATCGACATCAATCACGCGACTATAGCAGTAGATCACGTCCTGCAGGGCCGCTGTTCTGTCATCACCAGCATGATCCAAAATCATTTTAGCGACCTTTAGCCACACCGTTGGATCCTTCGGTCTGGTATGGGCTCCGCTAAATAGTGCTGCTAACGCTTTGTCTTTCTGACCCTGAGCGAGAAAGATCTCAGATAGCAAAGAATGAGCCGCGAACATTTCCGGGTTGATTTGAATGGCCTGTTTTACAAGAACGATGGCTCGGTCGTAATCAGAGTCGATAAACGCCGATGTAGCGGCGGAATGCAATTCTTTGAACTCTGCGCTTGGCTCCAGTGGCTTCCTTGGACCACGCTTAACCCCCTTCCCCGGTCGGCCGCCGAAGCTATCGGAGTCATGTTGTCGACGATGCCTTCTATCCATCCGATTGATGGATGAGAAGACAGCCTCATCATCAATGAACTGATTTGCTTCGTACGGCTCAGCGTCGCTAAAATTGGAACGTTAGTCCCTGTTTGCTTCTGTCCAGGGAGAGAGTATGTCAAAATTGAGTGCTTACGAGGATTCGTCCGACGAAGGCTGCTGCAAATCGGCATCGTCAGAATCGAAATCATCTGGATCAAAGAGCTTTCGGCGTTTCACGCGGCCAAATTCATCATATTCATTGCTATAGCCTGGTTCTTCGCTCTCCGATCTGTCGGAGACACTGTCTTCATCCATCGTCACTTATGGTTTGTTGCACAACCAGTTCTAGAACCCcgttttcaaaaaaaaaatcctgTAGATAAACAAGCTAAGCTACCCAGGTTTCTTTGTTCTTTTCTGAAGAAATTAAAATCACTGCGCCTTTGTGTTAATATGATATTTTTCCCTTCAGTGTTTGTTGTGTCTTATTCTCAAGGCTTGCTTTTAAGCCAGGAAGTGTGTCTTTCCAAGCAGTCAGAGTAAAGTCATATAGTACCCAAGCATGCAAAATAAGCAATCACGGATAATACGCAGTGCCCGGAGCAATCATACGAGAAGTGGTCGGGATGTTCATTTGCCGCCCTGAGGTGAGAGGCGTGCTCATCGCGCTTCTGGATCTTGGCTCGAGCTTGGATGGGATTTTATTGGGCCGGACGGAGCTAGGGCTGAGTCAGTTTTCTTGGCAGATTAGTCAGCCAGGAGGTGTGGCAGCGGCAAGGAGACGCGGCCAAGAGCGATGCGACGAGAGAGCGCAGTGAGATATTGATAGGAATTGCCTTTTTGAAGGGGTGAAGGATCCGAGGGATGGTGCAGGATTGAAGCAATAAGCGGGCTGCTATCAGTATGCATAACAAGTGGACACACATGAGGCTAGCTTTCACCAATCGTCAAACGTAAGCCTTTTCCCCTGAAGCTGCTGCGCCATTGGCATCAAAAAGTATGGATATGCTTCGTACATCGGCTATGGCCCAGGCTGGAACAAGCTTTCATCCATCCATCTTGAAGACCGATCACAGGATGTAACTGCAGCAGGTAACCTTTGTACCACCAATGGCACTCATATTCATGGTGTCCAGTGTCTCTTTTCCAGGAGCCTGTAGTTAAGCCCCCTGAACAAGGAACTCGTGTAGGACAAAGCTGTAGCCAAGGGGACGCAAAGCCGTGCCTAGGCCGAAGACAGCTGCGATGGGCGTGTCCCGATGCCGGCAAGCCTGCGCGTCAGCTTGCTGGACCTTCGCAGCCGATCTCCACTCGTTCACGCAGCGGAATCGAGCGCTGGCCGGCGTGGTGGGCGGGCGGGCTATTAATAGCAGCGCTTCTCTCCACCACCGGCTT
Encoded proteins:
- the TFC4 gene encoding transcription factor TFIIIC subunit tfc4 (EggNog:ENOG410PINK~COG:K~BUSCO:977at33183) — protein: MDEDSVSDRSESEEPGYSNEYDEFGRVKRRKLFDPDDFDSDDADLQQPSSDESSDAEPYEANQFIDDEAVFSSINRMDRRHRRQHDSDSFGGRPGKGVKRGPRKPLEPSAEFKELHSAATSAFIDSDYDRAIVLVKQAIQINPEMFAAHSLLSEIFLAQGQKDKALAALFSGAHTRPKDPTVWLKVAKMILDHAGDDRTAALQDVIYCYSRVIDVDAANYDVRFERAAMYRDLGHKGKAAQEYERLLKDLPHNTRALRHLAETYIDINEVSKAMSRYDESIAYYSSLSPQEATDFDWSDVNIYVELFGYQRNYWEGLRALRSLSRWLLGRKDDVEWDSIWEDDREWDAEDYPRRISTPWFSPSRYPVESYGVGLPLELRIKLGIYRLKMGPEFKDEAMSHFVWLAPEETAPGSRLYDYGDLFRETADALKEAKFYPEALLFYTPLQYTQEFADTSLFMAMADCHLACKNDSDAESCLLTVVEYDQTNIDARVKLAKFYESMGMMEQALKYVTEAVELGRQESVPMRRRRGNFGARIEQLAKEFRSMESSISDHGEMELEPSRSPDHMNGPISFTGPAPIPSSKEVRPEDRIASAIQNAEHVRYLYKKSLELRPSMRIGEEDATEDWLDIVDALLRSFRSNRVFFPLQKGMMFVGYSKEAHRKAGRLKGPDIMDEVQELAARIQAALGTAEFDPDSIPMDYHGISFDAWLDLFLEYALVLAGQGHAEEAYDSLAAAADANIWYHSKPCTRRIYVCWFTCAIRLQDEDVLASIARWFMKEYQFVTDTYRLFATLSRVCGDPRKSLFHSSPSMKFMLRQVKAIDYSLTEDPSSTTTDPRPTFFAERASLTTKDESGNLIPAEDMDVSLLVLYGHILYAGNSFTNALNYFLRAYALDPENPAVLLSIGLSYIHHSLKRQSDNRHYLIMQGLSFMQEYRRVRENSSVPQERQEVEFNFARVWHMLGLAHLAVRGYERCLELSGEIQAEKQKEQLQKVDDKNRDGACAEDYAREAAYALQCLYSLGGEVEMAKKITEKWLVI